The Sus scrofa isolate TJ Tabasco breed Duroc chromosome X, Sscrofa11.1, whole genome shotgun sequence genome has a segment encoding these proteins:
- the FAM46D gene encoding protein FAM46D has protein sequence MSEIRFSNLTWDQVMTLDQVLNEVIPIHGRGNFPTLEVKPKDIIHVVKDQLIEQGIIVKDTRLNGSTASYILASHNGISYKDLDVIFGVELPSDQEFQVVKDVVLGCLLDFLPKGVKKEKITLKTMKEAYVQKMVKVCNKHDRWSLISLSNNTGKNVELKFVNSLRRQFEFSVDSFQIVLDPILEFYSDKNGKLTKAFYPVVVAESMYGDFQEAMTHLQYKLISTRKPEEIRGGGLLKYSNLLVRNFKPACEAEIKTLERYMCSRFFIDFPNVEEQQKKIESYLRNHFIGEEKSKYDYLMTLRGVVNESTVCLMGHERRQTLNMITLMALKVLGEQNILPNTENVTCFYQPAPYFAAEGGYPAYYVTSGPPPIFFQPYHPLHFHVPNGMV, from the coding sequence ATGTCTGAAATCAGATTCAGCAATCTCACTTGGGATCAAGTTATGACACTGGATCAAGTGTTAAATGAAGTTATTCCAATTCATGGAAGGGGAAATTTCCCCACATTGGAGGTAAAACCAAAAGATATCATTCATGTTGTGAAAGATCAACTGATAGAGCAAGGAATTATTGTTAAAGATACCCGATTGAATGGTTCCACAGCAAGTTACATACTTGCAAGCCACAATGGAATCAGCTATAAGGATCTGGATGTTATTTTTGGTGTTGAGCTACCAAGTGATCAAGAATTTCAGGTTGTTAAGGATGTAGTTCTGGGTTGTTTGCTCGACTTTTTACCAAAAggtgtaaaaaaggaaaaaatcaccCTAAAGACTATGAAAGAGGCTTATGTGCAGAAGATGGTCAAAGTTTGCAATAAGCATGATCGTTGGAGTCTCATCTCTCTTTCAAATAATACTGGAAAGAATGTAGAGCTAAAGTTTGTGAATTCACTCAGACGACAATTTGAATTTAGTGTAGATTCCTTTCAAATTGTTTTGGATCCCATATTAGAGTTCTACAGTGACAAAAATGGTAAGCTAACCAAAGCATTCTATCCTGTTGTGGTAGCTGAAAGCATGTATGGAGACTTTCAAGAAGCAATGACACATTTGCAGTACAAGCTTATATCTACCAGAAAACCTGAAGAAATTAGAGGTGGTGGCCTTCTGAAGTACAGCAACTTGCTGGTTCGAAACTTTAAGCCAGCTTGTGAAGCAGAAATCAAGACCCTGGAACGTTATATGTGTTCTAGATTCTTCATTGATTTTCCTAATGTAGAAGAACAGCAAAAGAAGATTGAATCATACCTCCGCAACCATTTCATAGGTGAAGAAAAGAGCAAGTATGACTACCTCATGACCTTGCGTGGAGTTGTGAATGAAAGCACTGTTTGCCTCATGGGTCATGAAAGAAGACAGACCCTCAATATGATCACCCTTATGGCTTTAAAAGTACTTGGAGAACAGAATATCTTACCTAATACCGAAAATGTAACTTGCTTTTATCAGCCTGCTCCATACTTTGCTGCTGAGGGAGGGTACCCTGCTTATTACGTAACATCTGGACCACCACCTATTTTCTTTCAGCCATACCACCCACTGCACTTTCATGTGCCAAATggtatggtttaa